One window of the Acidobacteriota bacterium genome contains the following:
- a CDS encoding tetratricopeptide repeat protein encodes MAIDRNKVQQQAEKLVQAKKYDAGIAQYQALVSDNPRDLVTLNKIGDLYVQLGKKGEATRTFTRIAEIHAADGFFLKAIAIYKKINKIEPSHLDTLQRLADLYAKQGLKPEARAQYVAVADAHMKAGQAPKAISIYESLVKLEPDNLKHRLALAELKLKYGKGGDAARAFLDLARELDAKGMTKESARVYEMALNAGRGDLEVAEGLGAALVASGQFEKALSVADQLLKEHPQSLAVHAIRGEALAGVGRGDEAMDVLRRVLAKDAHRADAPLALAKLLAAKGEIDEAHALITPAVDTILGAGRGPELVKVLESLLASAPESRPVLQSLYETNNRLGNKAGTIVFGEKLAEAAAQEGDVDAALAVAKRLAEIEPQVTTHRERVTRLKATSGSTSGSMPAVRPATDRQRAAASVTPPAPPAPEAPADDAGDFEIEIDVSGGSESNEAQDIGGGSDEAVGDLAEGPAGEEALSPEDEEFISEHLTEAEVFVKYGLADRAAEQLRAIVERFPWHVPSRQRLRDVYLEEGNRERAAGEAAALAKILADRGDRTGAAAALQEAKSIDASCAAVTAMEALLQGGGEAATRPGPTRRAPAKPPDPEPEAGEFVIEEEETIEEPGAEGTAAGSGPPQEDLREFDFYLEQQMMSEAAACLSRLEASFGPHAEIEARRAALGAASVGEESQALEVEEGEESQAAEPAAEQAPEPAGVQAGEAQGGAKPGAAAADFFDLASELDASLFGSETEAEADALAAIEASPEGHSLDEIVSAFKKGIEQQVDSEDFETHYNLGIAYKEMGLTEEAIGEFQFASKDAKRLPDCCSMLGICFKEKGMLPLAVTWYRKGLDALLGAAGADDGRVNGVRYDLAEVLEQMGEYRQAMALLVEVYGADTRYRDVGARIKELEKRLSS; translated from the coding sequence TTGGCGATTGATCGAAACAAAGTCCAGCAGCAGGCCGAGAAGCTCGTGCAGGCGAAGAAGTACGACGCCGGCATCGCGCAGTACCAGGCGCTCGTCTCCGACAACCCGCGCGATCTCGTCACGCTCAACAAGATCGGCGACCTGTACGTCCAGCTCGGCAAGAAGGGCGAGGCGACGCGCACCTTCACCCGCATCGCCGAGATCCACGCCGCCGACGGCTTCTTCCTGAAGGCCATCGCGATTTACAAGAAGATCAACAAGATCGAGCCGTCCCACCTCGACACGCTCCAGCGCCTCGCCGACCTGTACGCGAAGCAGGGGTTGAAGCCGGAGGCCCGCGCGCAGTACGTCGCCGTGGCCGACGCGCACATGAAGGCGGGGCAGGCGCCGAAGGCAATCTCGATCTACGAGTCGCTCGTGAAGCTGGAGCCCGACAACCTGAAGCACCGGCTCGCCCTCGCCGAGCTGAAGCTGAAGTACGGCAAGGGGGGAGATGCCGCGCGCGCGTTCCTGGATCTCGCGCGCGAGCTCGACGCGAAGGGGATGACGAAGGAGAGCGCCCGCGTCTACGAGATGGCGCTCAACGCCGGGCGGGGCGATCTCGAGGTCGCCGAAGGCCTCGGCGCGGCGCTCGTCGCGTCGGGGCAGTTCGAGAAGGCCCTCTCCGTCGCCGACCAGCTCCTGAAAGAGCACCCCCAGAGCCTCGCCGTCCATGCGATCCGCGGCGAGGCGCTCGCCGGAGTCGGACGAGGGGACGAGGCGATGGACGTCCTGCGCCGCGTCCTCGCGAAGGACGCGCACCGCGCGGACGCCCCGCTCGCTCTCGCGAAGCTGCTCGCCGCGAAGGGTGAGATCGACGAGGCGCACGCCCTCATCACCCCCGCGGTGGACACGATCCTGGGGGCGGGGCGGGGCCCGGAGCTTGTCAAGGTGCTCGAGTCGCTCCTCGCCTCCGCGCCCGAGAGCCGCCCCGTGCTCCAGAGCCTGTACGAGACCAACAACCGTCTCGGGAACAAGGCCGGCACGATTGTCTTCGGGGAGAAGCTCGCAGAGGCCGCCGCGCAGGAGGGGGACGTCGACGCCGCGCTCGCGGTCGCGAAGCGCCTCGCCGAGATCGAGCCGCAGGTCACCACGCACCGGGAGCGCGTCACCCGGCTGAAGGCGACGTCCGGATCGACGTCCGGATCGATGCCGGCCGTCCGCCCGGCGACGGATCGGCAGCGGGCCGCCGCGTCCGTCACGCCGCCCGCCCCGCCGGCTCCGGAAGCGCCCGCCGACGACGCGGGAGACTTCGAGATCGAGATCGACGTCTCCGGAGGATCCGAGTCGAACGAGGCGCAGGACATCGGCGGCGGGTCCGACGAGGCGGTGGGCGATCTCGCGGAAGGCCCGGCCGGCGAGGAGGCGCTGAGCCCCGAGGACGAGGAGTTCATCAGCGAGCACCTCACCGAGGCCGAGGTCTTCGTGAAGTACGGCCTCGCCGATCGCGCGGCGGAGCAGCTTCGCGCGATCGTCGAGCGCTTCCCGTGGCACGTGCCGTCGCGCCAGAGGCTGCGGGACGTCTACCTCGAGGAGGGAAATCGCGAGCGGGCCGCGGGCGAGGCCGCAGCTCTCGCGAAAATCCTCGCCGACAGGGGTGATCGCACCGGCGCCGCCGCGGCGCTCCAGGAGGCGAAGAGCATCGACGCCTCGTGCGCGGCCGTGACGGCCATGGAGGCGCTGCTGCAGGGAGGGGGCGAAGCGGCGACGCGCCCCGGGCCCACGCGCCGGGCCCCCGCGAAGCCCCCCGATCCCGAGCCCGAGGCGGGGGAGTTCGTCATCGAGGAAGAGGAGACGATCGAGGAGCCCGGCGCCGAGGGAACGGCCGCCGGGTCGGGGCCGCCCCAGGAGGATCTTCGCGAGTTCGACTTCTACCTGGAGCAGCAGATGATGTCGGAGGCGGCGGCGTGCCTGAGCCGCCTCGAGGCGTCGTTCGGCCCGCACGCCGAGATCGAGGCGCGACGGGCCGCTCTCGGCGCGGCCAGCGTCGGCGAGGAGTCGCAGGCGCTCGAGGTCGAAGAGGGGGAAGAATCGCAGGCCGCGGAGCCGGCCGCCGAGCAGGCTCCCGAGCCGGCCGGTGTCCAGGCAGGGGAGGCTCAGGGGGGCGCGAAGCCCGGGGCTGCGGCGGCGGACTTCTTCGACCTCGCGTCGGAGCTGGACGCCAGCCTCTTCGGCTCCGAGACGGAGGCCGAGGCGGACGCCCTCGCCGCCATCGAGGCGTCACCCGAGGGACACAGCCTCGACGAGATCGTCTCCGCCTTCAAGAAGGGGATCGAGCAACAGGTCGACTCCGAGGACTTCGAGACGCACTACAACCTGGGGATCGCGTACAAGGAGATGGGGCTGACCGAGGAGGCGATCGGTGAGTTCCAGTTCGCCTCGAAGGACGCGAAGCGCCTTCCCGATTGCTGCTCGATGCTGGGAATCTGCTTCAAGGAGAAGGGGATGCTCCCCCTCGCCGTCACCTGGTACAGGAAAGGGCTCGACGCGCTCCTCGGCGCCGCGGGTGCCGACGACGGGAGGGTCAACGGCGTGCGATACGATCTCGCCGAGGTGCTCGAGCAGATGGGGGAGTATCGCCAGGCGATGGCTCTCCTCGTCGAGGTGTACGGTGCCGACACGCGGTACCGGGACGTCGGCGCGCGCATCAAGGAGCTCGAGAAGCGCCTCTCGTCGTAA
- a CDS encoding ribonuclease HII produces MPPTWRFEDEAYAEGRVCVAGVDEVGRGCLAGPVVAAAVILDRRADVRGVDDSKLLTASRRTEAARRILGGVVAVGLGAASADEVDRVNIRQATLRAMRRAVDALPVAADHILLDAALLPDLATPQVSLIKGDRKSFSIAAASIVAKVVRDRVMEHYAAAYPAFGFEMNRGYGTAAHLAAILESGPCEIHRRTFRGVFTEASLAFEG; encoded by the coding sequence TTGCCCCCGACCTGGCGCTTCGAGGACGAGGCGTACGCCGAGGGGCGCGTGTGCGTGGCGGGCGTCGACGAGGTCGGGCGGGGGTGTCTCGCCGGGCCGGTCGTCGCCGCGGCGGTGATCCTCGATCGCCGCGCCGACGTGCGCGGCGTCGACGACAGCAAGCTCCTGACCGCGTCGCGGCGGACGGAGGCGGCGAGGCGCATCCTGGGCGGCGTCGTCGCGGTGGGTCTCGGGGCGGCGAGCGCCGACGAGGTGGATCGCGTCAACATCCGGCAGGCCACGCTTCGAGCCATGAGAAGGGCCGTGGACGCGCTGCCCGTCGCCGCGGATCACATCCTCCTCGATGCGGCGCTCCTTCCGGATCTCGCCACGCCGCAAGTGAGCCTCATCAAGGGGGATCGGAAGAGCTTCAGCATCGCCGCGGCGTCGATCGTGGCCAAGGTGGTGCGGGACCGGGTGATGGAGCACTATGCGGCCGCCTACCCGGCGTTCGGGTTCGAGATGAACCGCGGGTACGGGACGGCCGCGCACCTCGCGGCGATCCTCGAGTCCGGCCCGTGCGAGATCCACCGGCGCACGTTCCGGGGCGTCTTCACGGAAGCCTCGCTGGCGTTCGAGGGATGA
- the rplS gene encoding 50S ribosomal protein L19: protein MDPIALIEAREKRNDLPEFRTGDTIKVSVKVKEGEKERIQVFQGVVISLRRGSLRSTFTVRKVTDGIGVERIFPMNSPTIGKVELVQRGKTRRARLYYLRERKGKAARLKRDETRTKVEA, encoded by the coding sequence ATGGACCCGATCGCGTTGATTGAAGCCCGAGAGAAACGAAACGATCTGCCCGAGTTCCGCACCGGCGACACGATCAAGGTGTCGGTGAAGGTGAAGGAAGGCGAGAAGGAGCGCATCCAGGTCTTCCAGGGAGTCGTCATCTCCCTGCGCCGGGGCAGCCTCCGCTCGACGTTCACCGTCCGCAAGGTGACGGACGGCATCGGCGTGGAGAGGATCTTCCCGATGAACTCGCCGACCATCGGCAAGGTGGAGCTCGTCCAGCGCGGCAAGACGCGCCGCGCGCGCCTCTACTACCTGCGCGAGCGCAAGGGGAAGGCGGCCCGGCTCAAGCGGGACGAGACGCGGACCAAGGTCGAGGCCTGA
- the trmD gene encoding tRNA (guanosine(37)-N1)-methyltransferase TrmD, producing the protein MQFDVVALFPEIVEASAGQGVVARARRDGLITLRLHDLRPFGEGAHRRVDDDPFGGGPGMVMKPEPIFAAVEDVRRRFPCERERTVLLGPQGRVLSHAEALRLSRYDRLTLICGRYEGVDERVKEHLVDEELSIGDYVLSGGEPAAAVVVDVIARLVPGVVGNAESVLADSFALGVFSAPQYTRPAEFRGMKVPEVLMSGDHARVDEWRRLMSLRNTDRRRPDLVETEGESGAGGGPQKGRGPSGGAGEG; encoded by the coding sequence ATGCAGTTTGACGTCGTCGCGCTCTTTCCGGAGATCGTGGAGGCTTCGGCGGGCCAGGGGGTCGTGGCCCGGGCGAGGCGGGACGGGCTCATCACGCTGAGGCTGCACGATCTGCGACCCTTCGGGGAGGGGGCGCACCGGCGGGTGGACGATGACCCCTTCGGCGGCGGCCCGGGGATGGTGATGAAGCCCGAGCCGATCTTCGCGGCGGTGGAGGACGTGCGGCGGCGTTTCCCGTGCGAGCGGGAGCGGACGGTTCTGCTCGGGCCCCAGGGACGGGTGCTGAGCCACGCCGAGGCCCTTCGACTCAGCCGTTACGATAGGCTGACGCTGATCTGCGGCCGGTACGAGGGGGTGGACGAGCGGGTGAAGGAGCATCTGGTGGACGAGGAGCTGAGCATCGGCGACTACGTGCTGAGCGGCGGCGAGCCGGCGGCGGCGGTGGTCGTCGACGTGATCGCGCGGCTCGTCCCCGGCGTCGTCGGCAACGCCGAATCGGTGCTCGCCGATTCCTTCGCCCTGGGGGTCTTCAGCGCGCCGCAGTACACGCGGCCGGCGGAATTCCGGGGGATGAAGGTGCCGGAGGTGCTGATGTCCGGCGATCATGCCCGGGTGGACGAGTGGCGGCGCCTCATGTCGCTGCGCAACACGGACCGGCGCCGACCGGATCTCGTGGAGACGGAAGGTGAGAGCGGAGCCGGAGGCGGGCCCCAGAAGGGGCGCGGCCCATCCGGCGGAGCAGGAGAGGGATGA
- the rimM gene encoding 16S rRNA processing protein RimM: protein MSAETVLLAEIDRARGLRGEVVVTLHADDPSRLDDVTSVEIVERSGLRREARLEGWKHLGARAVIKLTGVDTVEAARALAGAEIRVTRDDSPREAPPGRYFVWQLEGLTIVDRAGKVLGKVVRVLNPAGQTLLEVRSDRGEFLIPAVPELCREVDVAAGRIVVELPEGLVDLNAV, encoded by the coding sequence TTGAGCGCGGAGACGGTCCTTCTGGCGGAGATCGATCGCGCGCGCGGGCTCCGCGGCGAGGTGGTGGTGACGCTGCACGCGGACGACCCGTCGCGGCTCGACGACGTGACGAGCGTCGAGATCGTCGAGCGCTCGGGCCTGAGGCGCGAGGCGCGGCTCGAGGGGTGGAAGCACCTCGGCGCGCGGGCGGTGATCAAGCTCACGGGCGTCGACACGGTCGAGGCCGCGCGGGCGCTCGCGGGAGCCGAGATTCGCGTCACGCGCGACGACAGCCCGCGGGAAGCTCCGCCGGGCCGCTACTTCGTATGGCAGCTCGAGGGATTGACGATCGTGGACCGCGCGGGGAAGGTGCTCGGAAAGGTCGTCCGGGTGCTCAACCCCGCGGGGCAGACCCTCCTCGAGGTTCGGAGCGATCGCGGCGAGTTCCTGATCCCCGCGGTCCCCGAGCTGTGCCGGGAGGTGGATGTGGCCGCCGGGAGGATCGTGGTCGAGCTTCCCGAAGGCCTCGTGGACCTGAATGCAGTTTGA
- a CDS encoding KH domain-containing protein: MKELLELIARALVDKPEEVVVSEVVGEQTTVLELRVAPDDLGKVIGRQGRTARSIRTILGAAGMKLRRHFVLEILE; encoded by the coding sequence ATGAAGGAACTGCTCGAGTTGATCGCGAGAGCGCTGGTGGACAAGCCGGAAGAGGTGGTGGTCTCGGAGGTGGTCGGTGAGCAGACGACGGTCCTCGAGCTGAGGGTCGCTCCCGACGATCTCGGGAAGGTGATCGGCCGGCAGGGGCGGACCGCGCGGTCGATCCGCACGATTCTCGGAGCGGCGGGGATGAAGCTCCGCAGGCACTTCGTCCTCGAGATCCTGGAGTGA